From the Malus domestica chromosome 17, GDT2T_hap1 genome, one window contains:
- the LOC114822459 gene encoding uncharacterized protein gives MAKIGSRLSPTEKEELTIFLRENRDFFAWSLSDMPGIDPKVACQKLNQLLSFLDAYSSYNQIAMYEPDKEKTAFVIEQEVYADDIMIKGKQQSDHIRNLAETFNILRKYKMKLNPTKCTFGVSSG, from the exons ATGGCTAAAATTGGCTCACGATTAAGCCCAACCGAGAAAGAAGAACTAACGATTTTCCTTAGAGAAAACCGAGACTTCTTCGCATGGTCACTATCTGACATGCCTGGCATTGACCCTAAGGTGGCCTGCCAGAAGCT GAACCAACTGCTTAGCTTTTTAGACGCATACTCCagctacaaccaaatagccatgtatgagcccgacaaggagaaaaccgCGTTTGTGATCGAGCAGG AGGTCTATGCTGATGATATCATGATAAAGGGCAAGCAGCAGTCAGATCACATTCGCAATTTGGCAGAAACTTTCAATATCCTTAGAAAGTACAAAATGAAGCTCAATCCTACCAAATGCACGTTTGGAGTATCTTCAGGTTGA